In a single window of the Pseudomonas sp. B21-015 genome:
- the glyA gene encoding serine hydroxymethyltransferase: MYDSTLTLKAFDAELCEAIHNEEHRQEDHVELIASENYASPLVMKIQSTVLTNKYAEGYPGKRYYSGCEYVDVAERLAIERVKALFNCDYANVQPHAGAQANAAVFLALINPGDTVMGMNLAQGGHLTHGNPSNFSGRHYKIVPYGLDPQTGFLDYDEMERIALETRPKMLIGGFSAYSRYKDWARMRAIADKVGAIFWVDMAHVAGLVAAGEYPDPLPHAHVITSTTHKTLRGPRGGLILSKGQDDAFYKKLDSAVFPGVQGGPLMHQIAAKAVAFKEALKPEFKTYQAQVVINARAMAAVLQERGYKIVSGGTDNHMMLIDLSDRPYTGKEADTALSNAYITANKNSVPNDPRSPFVTSGLRIGTPAITTRGFGVIECEQLAGWLCDVLDALENGNSEKVGHHVREQVVELCRRHPVYR; this comes from the coding sequence ATGTACGACTCAACGCTGACCCTTAAAGCATTCGACGCCGAGCTGTGTGAGGCGATTCATAACGAAGAACATCGTCAGGAAGACCACGTCGAACTGATCGCTTCCGAAAATTACGCCAGCCCTCTGGTGATGAAAATCCAGAGCACCGTGCTCACCAATAAATACGCCGAAGGCTACCCAGGCAAGCGCTACTACAGCGGCTGCGAGTATGTCGATGTGGCCGAGCGTCTGGCCATCGAGCGGGTCAAGGCCCTGTTCAACTGCGACTACGCCAACGTGCAGCCGCATGCGGGTGCCCAGGCGAACGCTGCGGTATTCCTGGCATTGATCAATCCTGGCGATACGGTGATGGGCATGAACCTGGCCCAAGGTGGCCACCTGACCCACGGTAACCCTTCAAACTTCTCGGGCCGTCATTACAAGATCGTTCCTTATGGCCTTGACCCGCAGACGGGCTTTCTCGATTACGACGAGATGGAGCGTATCGCCCTGGAAACCCGGCCGAAGATGCTGATCGGTGGTTTTTCCGCCTACTCCCGGTACAAAGACTGGGCGCGTATGCGGGCCATTGCCGACAAGGTCGGAGCCATTTTCTGGGTCGACATGGCCCACGTCGCAGGATTGGTCGCCGCGGGAGAATACCCGGACCCATTGCCGCACGCCCATGTGATCACCAGCACCACGCACAAGACCCTGCGGGGCCCACGGGGTGGCTTGATTTTGTCCAAGGGGCAAGATGACGCATTCTACAAAAAGCTTGATTCTGCGGTATTCCCGGGTGTTCAGGGCGGCCCATTGATGCACCAGATCGCCGCCAAGGCCGTCGCTTTCAAGGAAGCACTGAAGCCAGAGTTCAAAACCTATCAGGCCCAGGTGGTGATCAACGCCCGGGCCATGGCGGCCGTGCTGCAAGAGCGGGGTTACAAGATCGTCTCCGGTGGCACCGATAACCACATGATGCTAATCGACCTGTCCGACAGGCCTTATACCGGCAAGGAAGCCGATACGGCCCTGAGCAATGCCTATATCACCGCTAACAAGAACTCGGTGCCCAACGACCCGCGCTCACCGTTCGTGACCTCCGGGTTGCGCATCGGTACCCCAGCCATCACCACCCGTGGTTTCGGCGTGATCGAATGTGAACAATTGGCGGGCTGGTTGTGCGACGTACTGGACGCCCTGGAAAACGGCAACAGCGAGAAGGTGGGGCATCACGTGCGTGAACAGGTGGTGGAGCTCTGCCGCCGTCATCCTGTCTATCGTTAA
- a CDS encoding response regulator, which produces MDVNFRLQPIDGEIVVVEDDPLLRDLMQDILVDVGAQCVAFSSGDDALIYLLQSDTKCALIIADHGLPGQVQGAELAELVRGRWPEIPIVITSGWTDTFIGLPGATNFLPKPWTLEGLVTAVAELLQPGVPVSKKSSLLSEDD; this is translated from the coding sequence ATGGATGTGAACTTCCGGCTACAGCCAATCGATGGTGAAATCGTTGTGGTCGAGGACGACCCTCTACTACGTGACCTGATGCAAGACATCTTGGTGGACGTTGGCGCTCAGTGTGTCGCGTTCAGCAGCGGCGACGATGCGTTGATTTACTTGCTGCAATCTGACACCAAATGCGCCCTAATCATTGCTGACCACGGGCTACCGGGACAGGTTCAAGGAGCAGAGTTGGCGGAGCTTGTCCGTGGCAGATGGCCCGAGATACCAATAGTCATTACAAGCGGCTGGACTGACACCTTTATCGGGCTGCCGGGGGCTACCAACTTCCTTCCAAAACCGTGGACGTTAGAAGGTTTGGTGACGGCAGTTGCGGAATTGCTTCAACCCGGTGTGCCGGTGAGTAAGAAGTCTTCACTCCTCAGCGAAGATGATTGA
- a CDS encoding recombinase family protein: protein MKVVSYLRVSTVKQGESGLGLEAQRDYIALAAKAKGWEIIAEFVDTASGTIAPTDRPECIKAMNAAKETGAILVVAKLDRISRDVEHIAGLMKRASFKVATMPDADAFQLHIYAALAQQEREFISQRTKDALGSLKQRAENGDMSAQAKIERRDAGRKEAHKVGPKAATAAKVEKADVYAQTVKNHIKAASFDGIKTLAGVAAYLNKQSIKTSRGAEFTPMTVSRLVQRLGITFP from the coding sequence ATGAAAGTAGTCAGCTATCTTCGAGTCAGTACAGTCAAGCAAGGCGAGTCAGGCTTGGGTCTGGAAGCTCAGCGTGACTATATCGCCCTTGCAGCTAAGGCGAAAGGCTGGGAAATCATCGCGGAATTCGTCGATACAGCTTCGGGCACGATAGCGCCAACGGATCGCCCTGAATGCATCAAGGCAATGAATGCTGCTAAAGAGACAGGTGCAATCCTCGTAGTGGCAAAACTTGACCGTATCTCTCGTGATGTTGAACACATTGCGGGCCTGATGAAACGGGCTTCCTTCAAGGTTGCGACGATGCCCGACGCCGACGCTTTCCAACTCCACATTTACGCCGCACTCGCACAGCAGGAACGAGAGTTCATCAGCCAACGCACCAAAGACGCTCTAGGCTCGCTGAAGCAACGTGCTGAAAATGGGGATATGTCGGCTCAGGCTAAGATTGAACGGCGTGATGCTGGTCGTAAGGAGGCCCATAAGGTTGGACCTAAGGCAGCAACAGCCGCCAAGGTAGAGAAGGCAGACGTTTACGCTCAGACTGTTAAGAATCACATCAAGGCGGCAAGCTTCGACGGAATCAAAACTCTTGCTGGGGTAGCAGCCTATCTCAACAAACAGTCGATCAAGACTAGCCGTGGTGCTGAGTTCACCCCTATGACAGTGAGCCGATTGGTTCAACGTCTCGGTATCACCTTTCCCTAA
- a CDS encoding restriction endonuclease, whose product MEFFYVLLITLVIYYVGDFWRARLSKQPWAVKKLNPFSQRVDVEAWTGWDESPSEEKPRRTLREIKDRHVQQREAEASLKNQWNEEIFETYENILHESLQAQHFLDFNSLYEPVLLPESSVPSHLVQCAAPPKIENFRQSRWVEILSRFYPGHASRLINADEEQSYLYQHALEVWEEAEKARIAALQTYKDEFERQYLEAVAHNELIVQKKSRLTENYLLGDEFIVAAYVKKILEASPYPKSLPRKIKVTYVGSSKQLIVDFELPKVDVIPDQSDFRYVKASDKILGKRRKTRDIDDDYTKLISAIALKVLHEVFASDSGNVIEVCCFNGYLDTIDRSTGSKVRPCLISTRTTKEKLAAIDLAHVDARLCVRNLGSHVSRSATELQAVKPIIEFNMTDRRFVGEGDMSFLSSAQNLMDLNPYEFERLIVKLFQELGLDAKLTQSSRDGGVDCVAYDTRPIIGGKVVIQAKRYRHTVGVSAVRDLFGTMGHEGANKGILVTTSGYGPDAFNFAKDKPIELIDGGGLLHYLQTVGIEARIVMPND is encoded by the coding sequence ATGGAATTTTTCTATGTGCTCCTGATCACGCTCGTAATCTACTACGTGGGTGACTTCTGGAGAGCGCGTCTCTCCAAGCAACCTTGGGCAGTTAAAAAGTTAAACCCATTCAGTCAACGGGTAGATGTGGAGGCTTGGACGGGTTGGGATGAAAGCCCGTCCGAGGAGAAACCACGCCGGACCCTCCGAGAAATTAAAGATCGGCACGTCCAACAACGTGAAGCGGAAGCTTCGTTGAAGAATCAATGGAACGAAGAGATATTTGAAACCTACGAAAACATTTTGCATGAGAGTCTTCAGGCGCAACACTTTCTCGACTTTAACTCCCTTTACGAACCAGTCCTCCTTCCCGAATCCTCTGTTCCGTCTCATTTGGTGCAATGCGCTGCGCCTCCTAAGATAGAAAACTTCCGGCAAAGCAGATGGGTAGAGATATTGAGCAGGTTCTATCCGGGACATGCTTCGCGACTGATCAATGCAGACGAAGAGCAATCCTATCTGTATCAGCACGCATTGGAAGTTTGGGAGGAGGCAGAGAAGGCCAGGATTGCAGCCCTACAAACCTACAAAGATGAATTCGAACGTCAATACTTGGAAGCCGTTGCTCATAACGAATTAATAGTACAAAAGAAGAGCAGACTTACCGAAAATTATCTTTTGGGCGATGAGTTCATTGTTGCAGCTTATGTGAAGAAGATATTGGAAGCATCACCGTATCCAAAGTCACTTCCTCGTAAAATCAAAGTCACCTACGTAGGTTCGTCCAAACAGCTGATAGTGGATTTCGAGCTGCCCAAAGTTGACGTGATACCGGACCAGTCTGATTTCAGGTATGTCAAAGCAAGCGACAAGATATTGGGGAAGCGGAGGAAGACTAGGGATATCGACGACGACTACACAAAGCTTATTTCAGCGATAGCGCTGAAGGTGCTTCACGAGGTCTTTGCTTCTGACAGCGGTAACGTTATTGAGGTGTGTTGCTTCAACGGCTACCTAGACACAATCGACAGGTCTACAGGCAGCAAGGTCAGACCTTGCTTAATCTCCACTAGAACTACAAAGGAAAAATTGGCCGCTATTGATTTGGCACACGTGGACGCTCGCCTTTGTGTCCGCAATTTGGGCTCACATGTTTCAAGAAGTGCGACAGAGCTACAAGCAGTAAAACCTATTATCGAGTTCAACATGACGGACCGGCGCTTTGTTGGCGAAGGTGATATGTCGTTCCTAAGCTCTGCTCAGAATCTGATGGACTTGAACCCTTACGAATTCGAAAGGTTGATTGTTAAATTGTTTCAAGAGCTAGGATTGGATGCGAAATTAACGCAATCTTCACGAGATGGAGGTGTCGACTGCGTGGCATACGACACTCGCCCTATCATTGGCGGAAAGGTTGTTATACAGGCGAAACGATACCGACACACGGTCGGGGTATCGGCTGTAAGAGATCTGTTTGGAACTATGGGGCACGAAGGCGCGAATAAAGGTATTTTGGTCACAACAAGCGGTTATGGTCCCGACGCGTTCAACTTTGCAAAGGATAAGCCCATCGAACTTATTGATGGCGGTGGTTTACTCCATTATCTGCAAACTGTGGGGATTGAGGCTCGTATCGTCATGCCTAACGATTGA
- a CDS encoding recombinase family protein, with protein MSKAYSYIRFSSPEQAKGDSYRRQREAADQYCQANGLELVSSRDYLFFDKGRSAFRAKHLDDTGELARFLGYVEDGTVPAGSTLIVESLDRLSRERVKDALPRFLDLLNKGIKVYTSADGKLYTEDYNELDLIISIVHMSRAHNESNLKGQRVSKAWKQKQTLARTEKKPLGRACPYWLEFNNGEYHPLPERVEVVKRIFQLACDGHGHRAIAKILNEENVPVFGSLKRNLTGKWGSSSTGKILSNKALLGEYQPTGLVDGSRQLIGDPVKDFFPAVISEADYYAAQAARVSRNVSKATKPSKNFNVWQGIAKCGLCKGPLHLVNKGKPPKGSKYLRCYNSAKGVCPSKQFRLDRSEVVFRELLAKVDSLSLVQNSQGQLQRNVQVLDGKIAEVQSRLGELKEQVASVGKLPSFLVQTMVDLEDSLEDWQRQREQLKTDLSREKILSKTDFFQRLDLVSFQGRSRANGLLKGLDITVTLSRRGKGLSTHIINYWAFSGDKTLLGIKDDGESLVFIPLTRPLTILSEDQGDSFAIGMMEHLNRSRDISKVKGSRSVTAEDLARFHETMLDQIESEE; from the coding sequence ATGTCAAAAGCCTACAGCTACATACGCTTCAGCAGCCCAGAGCAAGCTAAAGGTGATAGTTACAGGCGCCAGCGGGAGGCAGCAGATCAGTACTGTCAGGCCAATGGGTTAGAGCTTGTTAGCTCTCGTGACTATCTATTTTTTGACAAGGGGCGATCAGCGTTTAGGGCGAAACACCTTGACGATACGGGCGAGTTAGCGAGATTCCTCGGATACGTGGAAGACGGCACCGTACCTGCTGGCTCGACTCTGATTGTAGAGAGCTTGGACCGCCTGAGTCGGGAACGGGTGAAAGATGCTCTACCGCGTTTTCTTGACCTCCTGAACAAAGGCATCAAGGTCTACACCTCTGCCGATGGCAAGCTATACACGGAGGATTACAACGAGCTAGACCTAATCATTTCAATTGTCCACATGAGCCGTGCCCATAATGAGAGCAATCTCAAGGGACAGCGGGTTAGCAAAGCGTGGAAACAAAAACAAACATTGGCACGAACCGAGAAGAAACCGCTAGGTCGTGCATGCCCCTATTGGCTCGAATTCAACAATGGCGAATACCACCCATTGCCCGAACGTGTAGAGGTTGTGAAACGAATATTTCAGCTTGCGTGTGATGGGCATGGGCATCGCGCAATCGCTAAGATTCTGAATGAAGAAAACGTACCGGTTTTTGGGAGCCTTAAACGTAACCTGACCGGGAAGTGGGGCAGCAGCTCCACCGGTAAGATCCTCAGTAACAAGGCTCTATTGGGCGAATACCAGCCAACTGGTCTTGTAGATGGCTCGCGTCAGCTTATAGGGGATCCGGTAAAGGATTTCTTTCCAGCAGTCATATCGGAAGCTGATTACTATGCGGCCCAAGCGGCTCGCGTGTCCCGAAATGTCAGCAAGGCGACGAAGCCTTCCAAGAATTTCAACGTGTGGCAAGGAATAGCCAAATGTGGTTTGTGCAAAGGGCCGCTGCACCTCGTAAACAAGGGCAAGCCTCCAAAGGGAAGTAAGTACCTTCGTTGCTACAACAGTGCAAAAGGCGTATGCCCGAGCAAGCAGTTCCGGCTGGATAGATCAGAAGTCGTATTCAGAGAGCTATTGGCTAAAGTGGACAGTTTGAGTCTGGTTCAAAATAGTCAGGGCCAGCTTCAGCGCAACGTGCAGGTGCTGGACGGCAAGATAGCTGAAGTCCAATCAAGGCTAGGCGAACTTAAGGAGCAAGTGGCGTCAGTCGGAAAATTGCCCTCTTTTCTTGTCCAAACGATGGTCGATCTTGAAGACAGCCTGGAGGACTGGCAGCGCCAACGTGAACAGTTAAAGACAGACCTTTCACGAGAGAAAATCCTCTCTAAAACTGATTTCTTTCAACGTCTAGACCTTGTTAGCTTCCAAGGCAGATCGCGTGCCAATGGGCTTTTGAAGGGACTGGATATCACAGTAACTCTTAGTCGTAGGGGAAAAGGCCTATCCACACACATTATCAACTATTGGGCTTTTTCAGGTGACAAAACCTTACTCGGTATCAAGGATGACGGTGAGAGTTTGGTTTTTATTCCCTTAACTCGACCATTAACAATCTTGTCAGAGGATCAAGGCGACAGTTTCGCTATAGGTATGATGGAGCACCTCAACCGCAGCCGTGACATTAGCAAAGTCAAAGGAAGTAGGTCGGTGACGGCTGAAGACCTTGCTAGGTTTCACGAAACAATGCTTGATCAAATCGAAAGCGAAGAATAA
- a CDS encoding HigA family addiction module antitoxin, translating to MSNSGMRPIHPGEILEKEFLKPMGITAAGLASSLNEVGDEVSALVMQESGVGPDLAERLSIYLNTTPDFWLNLQSTYDLRKAEIERG from the coding sequence ATGAGCAATTCTGGAATGCGGCCGATTCATCCTGGCGAAATCCTTGAAAAGGAGTTTCTTAAGCCAATGGGCATTACGGCGGCTGGTTTGGCTAGCTCGTTGAATGAGGTTGGAGATGAGGTGAGTGCCCTTGTGATGCAGGAGAGCGGTGTAGGCCCTGATCTTGCCGAGAGGCTTTCCATTTACCTGAACACCACGCCCGATTTCTGGCTAAACCTGCAATCGACCTACGATCTGCGTAAAGCCGAAATCGAGCGTGGTTGA
- a CDS encoding Bro-N domain-containing protein, translated as MNENYLIPHIFTRHKLHLHALLLENQPWFSARDLGRLLRLFLDERALRKLDPDQHQNLQMFIHGTVENTLLISESGVYALLVYHYCPEYRGLREWLTHDVVPTLRDAQQPTSTERPILSLLNWPQMSLSLLHWNNQPWIRLQDVPQLLPNEERPRSTVNAPWWKRASRVLQSF; from the coding sequence ATGAACGAAAACTATCTAATCCCTCACATCTTCACCCGCCACAAACTCCACCTCCACGCCCTCCTCCTCGAAAACCAACCCTGGTTCAGCGCTCGCGACCTCGGCCGCTTACTCAGGCTATTCCTGGACGAACGAGCACTACGCAAACTCGATCCCGACCAACACCAGAACTTGCAGATGTTCATCCACGGCACCGTCGAAAACACCCTGCTAATCAGCGAATCCGGCGTCTACGCATTGCTGGTCTACCACTACTGCCCCGAATACCGAGGCCTGCGCGAATGGCTGACCCACGACGTAGTGCCAACCCTTAGAGACGCTCAGCAACCCACCTCAACCGAACGCCCGATTCTGAGCCTGCTGAATTGGCCGCAGATGTCGTTGAGTTTGCTGCACTGGAATAACCAGCCGTGGATTCGGTTGCAGGATGTTCCGCAACTGCTGCCGAATGAGGAACGACCACGGAGTACGGTCAATGCTCCGTGGTGGAAGCGTGCTTCGCGGGTGCTGCAGTCTTTTTAA
- a CDS encoding accessory factor UbiK family protein produces MLAPKDFLDALSGTASRLFSGDTPLPKSEIESQFKALLQSGFSKLDLVSREEFDSQMVVLARTRARLESLEAKVTELEAKLNPPTE; encoded by the coding sequence ATGCTCGCGCCCAAAGACTTCCTCGACGCCCTGAGCGGCACCGCCTCCCGCCTCTTCAGCGGCGACACCCCACTGCCAAAAAGCGAAATCGAAAGCCAGTTCAAAGCTTTGTTGCAGAGCGGCTTCAGCAAGCTGGATCTGGTGAGCCGGGAAGAATTCGATAGCCAGATGGTTGTGCTGGCACGAACCCGCGCACGGCTGGAGAGTCTTGAGGCGAAAGTGACTGAGCTGGAAGCGAAGCTGAATCCACCGACTGAATAA
- the glnK gene encoding P-II family nitrogen regulator yields MKLVTAIIKPFKLDDVRESLSEIGVQGITVTEVKGFGRQKGHTELYRGAEYVVDFLPKVKIDVAIDDKDLDRVIEAITKAANTGKIGDGKIFVVNLEQAIRIRTGETDTDAI; encoded by the coding sequence ATGAAGCTAGTCACTGCCATCATCAAGCCGTTCAAACTGGACGACGTGCGCGAGTCGCTGTCCGAGATCGGCGTGCAGGGCATTACCGTTACTGAGGTCAAAGGCTTCGGTCGGCAGAAGGGTCATACCGAGCTGTATCGCGGCGCGGAGTACGTGGTCGATTTTCTGCCCAAGGTGAAGATCGATGTCGCCATTGACGACAAGGATCTGGATCGGGTTATCGAGGCGATAACCAAGGCTGCCAACACCGGCAAGATCGGTGACGGCAAGATCTTCGTGGTCAATCTGGAACAGGCGATTCGCATCCGTACCGGCGAAACCGATACCGACGCAATCTAA
- a CDS encoding ammonium transporter: MTLRKIAGLGALLSLVMPGLAMAADEVAAPVLNSGDTAWMMTSTALVLFMTIPGLALFYGGMVRSKNILSVMMQCFAITGLISILWVIYGYSIAFDTTGMEQGVVNFNSFFGGMGKAFLAGVTPSSLTGPAALFPEAVFITFQMTFAIITPALIVGAFAERMKFSAMLIFMGIWFTLVYAPIAHMVWSGNGGLMWDWGVLDFAGGTVVHINAGVAGLIACLVLGKRKGFPTTPMAPHNLGYTLMGAAMLWVGWFGFNAGSAAAANGTAGMAMLVTQIATAAAALGWMFAEWITHGKPSALGIASGVVAGLVAITPAAGTVGPMGALVIGLAAGVVCFFCATTLKRKLGYDDSLDAFGVHGIGGILGAILTGVFAAPSLGGFGTVTDIAAQVWIQCKGVGFTVIYTAIVTFIILKVLDAVMGLRVTEEEEAVGIDLALHNERGYNL, translated from the coding sequence ATGACTCTGCGTAAAATCGCAGGGCTAGGAGCCCTGTTGTCCCTCGTAATGCCCGGCCTGGCCATGGCGGCAGACGAAGTGGCGGCCCCAGTCCTCAACTCCGGCGATACCGCCTGGATGATGACCTCGACAGCCCTTGTGCTGTTCATGACCATTCCCGGTCTCGCGCTGTTCTACGGCGGCATGGTTCGCTCGAAAAACATTCTTTCCGTGATGATGCAGTGCTTCGCCATTACCGGTCTGATCAGCATTCTGTGGGTCATTTATGGCTACAGCATTGCGTTCGACACCACCGGCATGGAGCAGGGCGTCGTCAACTTCAACTCGTTCTTTGGCGGCATGGGCAAGGCGTTCCTCGCCGGTGTCACGCCTTCGAGCCTGACCGGCCCCGCGGCGCTGTTCCCCGAGGCGGTCTTCATTACCTTCCAGATGACTTTTGCCATCATCACCCCAGCGTTGATCGTCGGTGCTTTCGCCGAGCGGATGAAGTTTTCCGCCATGCTGATCTTCATGGGCATCTGGTTCACCCTGGTTTACGCACCGATTGCGCACATGGTCTGGTCCGGCAACGGTGGTCTGATGTGGGATTGGGGCGTACTCGACTTCGCCGGCGGCACCGTGGTGCACATCAACGCCGGTGTGGCCGGTCTGATTGCCTGCCTGGTGTTGGGCAAGCGTAAAGGTTTCCCGACCACCCCGATGGCTCCGCATAACCTCGGCTACACCCTGATGGGCGCCGCGATGCTGTGGGTCGGCTGGTTCGGCTTCAACGCCGGTTCTGCTGCCGCCGCTAACGGCACTGCCGGCATGGCGATGTTGGTCACCCAGATCGCCACTGCTGCTGCGGCGCTGGGCTGGATGTTTGCCGAGTGGATTACCCACGGCAAGCCAAGCGCACTGGGTATCGCTTCGGGTGTTGTGGCCGGTCTGGTTGCAATCACTCCGGCGGCCGGCACCGTGGGCCCGATGGGCGCTCTGGTGATCGGTCTGGCGGCGGGCGTGGTGTGCTTCTTCTGCGCAACCACCCTGAAACGCAAGCTCGGTTATGACGACTCCCTGGACGCCTTCGGCGTACACGGTATCGGCGGTATCCTCGGCGCGATCCTGACGGGTGTCTTCGCGGCACCGTCCCTGGGTGGCTTCGGCACCGTCACCGACATCGCGGCTCAAGTCTGGATTCAGTGCAAAGGCGTCGGCTTCACGGTGATCTACACCGCGATCGTCACCTTCATCATCCTCAAGGTGCTGGACGCCGTCATGGGTCTGCGTGTCACCGAGGAAGAAGAGGCGGTTGGCATCGATCTGGCGCTCCACAACGAACGCGGCTACAACTTGTAA
- a CDS encoding secondary thiamine-phosphate synthase enzyme YjbQ, producing the protein MWQQTLITLRARPRGFHLVTDELLAGLPELKACRVGLLHLWLQHTSASLTINENADPAVRRDFERFFNRLIPQGTDGYEHNDEGLDDLPAHFKASVLGCQLSLPISAGRLALGTWQGVYLGEHRDHGGARKVLATVHGEEA; encoded by the coding sequence ATGTGGCAACAGACTCTGATTACCTTGCGGGCACGGCCCCGGGGCTTTCATCTGGTAACGGACGAGTTACTCGCCGGCTTGCCTGAACTCAAGGCGTGTCGGGTCGGTCTGTTGCATTTGTGGCTGCAGCATACCTCGGCGTCGTTGACCATCAACGAGAACGCCGATCCGGCGGTACGTCGCGACTTCGAACGATTTTTCAATCGTCTGATCCCACAAGGAACAGACGGCTATGAGCATAACGACGAAGGCCTGGACGACCTCCCGGCGCACTTCAAGGCCAGCGTGCTTGGCTGTCAGCTCAGTTTGCCGATCTCGGCAGGCCGACTGGCGTTGGGGACCTGGCAAGGTGTTTATCTGGGCGAGCACCGTGATCATGGCGGTGCCCGCAAAGTCCTCGCCACCGTGCACGGTGAAGAGGCATAA
- the sutA gene encoding transcriptional regulator SutA, translated as MSDDDLENDDLEVGDDDETEEGLEAAAEDVAEDDGGDAPVPTAKGKAKAAVSVDELPSVEAKNKERDALAKAMEEFLARGGKVQEVEANVVADPPKKPDNKYGSRPI; from the coding sequence ATGAGCGACGATGATCTGGAAAACGACGACCTCGAAGTAGGCGACGACGACGAAACCGAAGAAGGCCTTGAAGCGGCGGCAGAAGACGTCGCTGAAGACGACGGCGGTGATGCACCCGTTCCGACTGCCAAAGGCAAGGCCAAGGCTGCGGTATCGGTCGATGAGCTGCCGAGCGTCGAAGCCAAGAACAAGGAACGCGACGCCCTGGCCAAGGCCATGGAAGAGTTTCTGGCACGGGGTGGCAAGGTGCAGGAAGTGGAGGCCAATGTGGTCGCCGATCCTCCCAAGAAGCCTGATAACAAGTACGGCAGCCGGCCTATCTAA
- a CDS encoding HAD family hydrolase, whose amino-acid sequence MTIQLITFDLDDTLWDTAPVIASAEVVLREWLTEHAPNLGAVPVEHLWLIRERVLSNEPSLKHRISALRRRVLFHALEEAGYDHGQAQDLADQSFEVFLHARHQLEVFPDVEPTLETLAKHYALGVVTNGNADVRRLGLADYFKFALCAEDLGIAKPDARLFHEALQRGGATAETAVHIGDHPGDDIAGAQQAGLRAIWFNPAGKVWEAEKTPDAEVRSLTELPGLLAQWNSASA is encoded by the coding sequence ATGACCATCCAATTGATCACCTTCGACCTCGACGACACCCTGTGGGACACCGCCCCGGTGATCGCCAGCGCCGAAGTCGTATTGCGTGAATGGCTGACCGAGCATGCACCGAACCTGGGCGCGGTGCCGGTGGAGCATTTGTGGTTGATTCGCGAACGGGTTTTGAGCAACGAACCGAGCCTTAAGCACCGCATCAGCGCCTTGCGGCGCCGCGTGCTTTTTCATGCTCTGGAAGAGGCTGGTTACGACCATGGTCAGGCCCAAGACCTGGCTGATCAAAGTTTTGAAGTGTTTCTGCATGCCCGGCATCAGCTGGAAGTATTCCCCGACGTCGAGCCGACTCTGGAGACTCTGGCCAAGCACTACGCCCTCGGTGTAGTCACCAACGGCAATGCCGATGTGCGTCGGCTGGGGCTGGCGGACTACTTCAAATTTGCCCTGTGCGCCGAAGACCTCGGCATCGCCAAGCCGGATGCACGACTGTTTCATGAAGCGCTGCAACGTGGCGGCGCGACCGCCGAAACCGCGGTGCATATCGGCGATCATCCCGGCGATGACATTGCCGGCGCCCAGCAGGCGGGGTTGCGGGCAATCTGGTTTAACCCGGCGGGCAAGGTGTGGGAAGCCGAGAAGACGCCGGATGCCGAGGTTCGCAGTTTGACCGAGTTGCCGGGGTTGTTGGCGCAGTGGAATTCGGCTTCCGCCTGA